The Streptomyces sp. NBC_01255 genome window below encodes:
- a CDS encoding DMT family transporter, whose protein sequence is MSPLLLSVLLSLVSAVAYAAAAIVQERVAASAAGPRYAPLRSPAWWVSVLLNGLGATLHVVALAYGPLSLVQPLGALTIVFALPMAALFVGRRAGRRAWRGALMATVGLAGLLSLTNGSDTQSLADGERWLLAAGTSAVVAVLFTVAHLVGRSVLRSVILAAAAGVSFGMASVFTKSVAEEWTSGAPLAEWTGLLVLSALAVTGLLLSQASYRGAGLAAPLATVTVVNPVVAAAVGLTLFGESFRYGTAGTVAALICGAVAAGGLVQLTLDRMTVPPEALSVSSESSESSATAGSAGSDGDAPRPEVGQRVDVGAVPGTRPYLEVEMRSRAVAGRP, encoded by the coding sequence ATGAGCCCCCTCCTGCTGTCCGTGCTCCTGTCTCTGGTCTCGGCGGTCGCCTACGCGGCCGCGGCGATCGTGCAGGAGCGGGTCGCGGCCTCCGCCGCCGGTCCGCGCTACGCGCCGTTGCGCAGCCCTGCCTGGTGGGTGTCCGTCCTGCTCAACGGTCTCGGCGCGACCCTGCACGTGGTCGCCCTCGCGTACGGCCCGCTCAGCCTGGTCCAGCCGCTGGGCGCCCTCACGATCGTGTTCGCGCTGCCCATGGCGGCCCTCTTCGTCGGCCGCAGGGCCGGGCGGCGGGCCTGGCGCGGCGCCCTCATGGCCACGGTCGGCCTCGCCGGCCTGCTGAGCCTCACGAACGGCTCCGACACGCAGTCGCTCGCCGACGGGGAACGGTGGCTGCTCGCGGCCGGCACGTCCGCCGTGGTGGCCGTCCTGTTCACGGTGGCGCACCTGGTGGGCCGGTCCGTGCTGCGCAGCGTGATCCTGGCCGCCGCGGCCGGTGTCTCCTTCGGCATGGCCTCGGTCTTCACCAAGTCCGTGGCCGAGGAATGGACCTCCGGCGCCCCGCTCGCCGAGTGGACCGGTCTGCTCGTCCTGTCGGCGCTCGCCGTGACCGGGCTGCTCCTCTCGCAGGCCTCGTACCGGGGCGCGGGGCTCGCCGCCCCGCTCGCCACGGTCACCGTGGTGAACCCGGTGGTCGCGGCTGCCGTGGGCCTCACGCTCTTCGGCGAGAGCTTCCGTTACGGCACGGCGGGCACCGTCGCCGCGCTGATCTGCGGCGCGGTCGCGGCGGGCGGCCTGGTCCAGCTCACCCTGGACCGCATGACGGTCCCGCCGGAGGCCCTGTCGGTGTCATCGGAGTCATCGGAGTCATCAGCAACAGCAGGGTCAGCGGGGTCAGATGGAGACGCCCCGCGCCCTGAGGTAGGCCAGCGGGTCGATGTCGGAGCCGTACCCGGGACCCGTCCGTACCTCGAAGTGGAGATGCGGTCCCGAGCTGTTGCCGGTCGACCCTGA
- a CDS encoding transglycosylase family protein, which produces MGVRGRHRRHQPSRINRASLTVTAGGAGMALPLIGAGAVQAASLDVWEKVAACESSSNWRINTGNGYFGGLQFSQSTWESYGGTHYAPRADLASKDQQIVIAERVLKGQGPGAWPSCGPRAGLARGGEAPGSTAEGPSGRGNAPRTASLPGQRVLPEQATKRAGPTTVPTIREMYTVTPGDSLSKIAREERVQGGWKRLYESNRPVVGDDPDLIHPGQRLILRIAAPKTKKATEAKTPPRAVTPPPVKAAPPVKAAAVKPPVTKAPPAKPPTTRPPVTRPPVTKAPVTKAPAAKTPAPRATPTAKPSAKPKPKAQTKPVNRPASKPRPAATPDEDRYSAPIAAGIGTRYGTRGSSWSSGYHTGVDFPVPTGTSVKAVADARVVSAGWGGAYGYQVVLRHEDGRYSQYAHLSALTVREGQRVQGGQRIGRSGSTGNSSGPHLHFEVRTGPGYGSDIDPLAYLRARGVSI; this is translated from the coding sequence ATGGGCGTACGCGGACGTCACCGCCGCCACCAGCCGAGCCGGATCAACCGTGCCTCGCTCACCGTCACCGCGGGAGGCGCCGGAATGGCGCTGCCGCTGATCGGCGCGGGAGCCGTACAGGCCGCATCGCTGGACGTCTGGGAGAAGGTCGCGGCCTGCGAGTCCTCCTCCAACTGGCGCATCAACACCGGGAACGGCTACTTCGGCGGCCTCCAGTTCAGCCAGTCCACCTGGGAGAGCTACGGCGGCACGCACTACGCGCCGCGCGCCGACCTCGCCTCCAAGGACCAGCAGATCGTGATCGCCGAGCGCGTCCTCAAGGGACAGGGGCCCGGCGCCTGGCCCTCGTGCGGGCCGCGCGCCGGCCTCGCCCGGGGCGGCGAGGCGCCCGGCAGCACTGCCGAGGGCCCGTCCGGCCGGGGGAACGCGCCGAGGACCGCGTCCCTGCCCGGGCAGCGCGTCTTACCCGAGCAGGCCACCAAGCGCGCCGGCCCGACCACCGTGCCCACCATCCGTGAGATGTACACGGTCACGCCCGGCGACTCCCTCTCGAAGATCGCCCGCGAGGAACGCGTTCAGGGCGGCTGGAAGCGGCTGTACGAGTCGAACCGGCCCGTGGTCGGCGACGACCCCGACCTGATCCACCCCGGCCAGCGGCTGATCCTGCGCATCGCCGCCCCCAAGACCAAGAAGGCGACGGAGGCTAAGACACCCCCGCGGGCCGTGACACCCCCGCCCGTGAAGGCAGCCCCTCCGGTGAAGGCCGCGGCCGTCAAGCCCCCGGTCACGAAGGCGCCCCCGGCGAAGCCGCCGACGACGAGGCCCCCGGTCACGAGGCCCCCGGTCACGAAGGCCCCGGTCACGAAGGCGCCCGCCGCCAAGACCCCGGCCCCGCGTGCCACTCCCACTGCCAAGCCCTCCGCGAAGCCGAAGCCGAAGGCGCAGACGAAGCCCGTCAACCGGCCCGCGTCCAAGCCCCGTCCCGCCGCCACGCCCGACGAGGACCGCTACTCCGCTCCCATCGCCGCCGGCATCGGCACCCGCTACGGCACCCGCGGCTCGTCCTGGTCCAGCGGCTACCACACCGGCGTCGACTTCCCCGTCCCCACCGGCACCTCGGTCAAGGCCGTCGCCGACGCCCGGGTCGTCTCCGCGGGGTGGGGTGGTGCGTACGGCTACCAGGTCGTCCTGCGCCATGAGGACGGCCGCTACAGCCAGTACGCCCACCTCTCCGCCCTCACCGTCCGTGAGGGCCAGCGCGTCCAGGGAGGTCAGCGCATCGGACGCTCAGGGTCGACCGGCAACAGCTCGGGACCGCATCTCCACTTCGAGGTACGGACGGGTCCCGGGTACGGCTCCGACATCGACCCGCTGGCCTACCTCAGGGCGCGGGGCGTCTCCATCTGA
- a CDS encoding GNAT family N-acetyltransferase, whose translation MAELKIRDDRTNGRLEAFEEDTFVGVIVYFVLDADPHALVAVHTIVEDGHEGKGIAGALVREFYTIAAGEGVPVVPLCPYAAKWAERHPDEAPVPPADVVRAAKLQLKATPGLW comes from the coding sequence ATGGCCGAGCTGAAGATCCGCGACGACCGGACGAACGGGCGCCTGGAGGCGTTCGAGGAGGACACCTTCGTCGGTGTGATCGTCTACTTCGTCCTCGACGCCGACCCCCACGCCCTGGTGGCGGTCCACACCATCGTCGAGGACGGGCACGAGGGGAAGGGCATCGCCGGAGCGCTCGTGCGCGAGTTCTACACGATCGCCGCCGGCGAGGGCGTCCCCGTCGTGCCGCTCTGCCCGTACGCCGCCAAGTGGGCCGAGCGCCACCCGGACGAGGCCCCCGTCCCCCCGGCGGACGTCGTACGCGCGGCGAAGCTCCAGCTCAAGGCCACCCCCGGCCTCTGGTGA
- the panD gene encoding aspartate 1-decarboxylase, translating to MLRTLFKSKIHRATVTQADLHYVGSVTVDAELMEAADLLPGELVHIVDIDNGARLETYVIEGERGSGVIGINGAAAHLVHPGDLVILISYAQVDDAEARAFTPRVVHVDADNRIVELGEDASAPVPGSDTVRAPHAVPAQI from the coding sequence GTGCTGCGCACTCTGTTCAAGTCCAAGATCCACCGCGCGACCGTGACGCAGGCCGACCTGCACTACGTCGGGTCGGTCACCGTCGACGCCGAGCTGATGGAGGCGGCGGATCTGCTGCCCGGCGAGCTCGTGCACATCGTCGACATCGACAACGGGGCCCGGCTGGAGACCTACGTCATCGAGGGCGAACGCGGCTCCGGCGTCATCGGGATCAACGGTGCCGCCGCGCACCTCGTGCACCCCGGCGACCTCGTGATCCTCATCAGTTACGCACAGGTCGACGACGCCGAGGCGCGCGCGTTCACGCCGCGCGTCGTGCACGTCGACGCGGACAACCGCATCGTGGAGCTCGGGGAGGACGCCTCCGCGCCCGTCCCCGGAAGCGACACGGTCCGTGCCCCGCACGCCGTGCCCGCACAGATCTGA
- a CDS encoding alpha/beta fold hydrolase, producing the protein MTHPTVVLVHGAFADATGWIGVISELRSSGIPVIAPSNPLRGLTSDAAYLTSVLAQVDGPAVLVGHSYGGALITVAGAAENVVALVYVAAYVPHEGESLGQLQGSFPESPLTGNLKEWTYPLLDGDNGVEVTIEEAAFPSVFAADVPEDVAGVLAATQRPLATAAFTETASAAAWRTKPSWALVAGADRTISPEVQHFGAARAGAVVVELPDASHAVVLSEPTRVADLIRDAVRATS; encoded by the coding sequence ATGACCCACCCCACCGTCGTCCTCGTGCACGGTGCCTTCGCCGACGCGACAGGCTGGATAGGCGTCATCTCGGAACTGCGGAGCAGTGGTATCCCGGTGATCGCTCCGTCGAACCCGCTGCGAGGGCTGACGTCGGACGCCGCCTACCTCACCTCCGTCCTCGCGCAGGTCGACGGCCCGGCCGTACTCGTCGGCCACTCCTACGGCGGTGCGCTGATCACCGTGGCCGGCGCCGCGGAGAACGTCGTCGCGCTCGTCTACGTGGCCGCCTACGTGCCCCACGAGGGCGAGAGCCTCGGCCAGCTCCAAGGGAGCTTCCCCGAGTCCCCGCTGACGGGCAACCTGAAGGAGTGGACGTACCCGCTCCTCGATGGCGACAACGGGGTCGAGGTCACCATCGAGGAGGCGGCCTTTCCCTCCGTCTTCGCGGCGGACGTTCCCGAGGACGTCGCCGGCGTCTTGGCAGCGACCCAACGCCCGCTCGCCACGGCCGCCTTCACCGAGACCGCGTCCGCGGCGGCGTGGCGGACCAAACCGTCCTGGGCCCTGGTGGCCGGGGCGGACCGCACGATCAGCCCCGAGGTTCAGCACTTCGGCGCCGCACGGGCCGGCGCCGTCGTCGTCGAACTTCCGGACGCCTCCCACGCCGTCGTCCTGTCCGAGCCCACACGGGTCGCCGACCTGATCAGGGACGCGGTACGGGCGACGAGCTGA
- a CDS encoding helix-turn-helix domain-containing protein encodes MPETNDRTHVYLGVHVRGPVTVVHERAKTLLEPNDLVFCDPARQHLLQFGENCQMIFFRVPRCYLGVTQSELDQVLGVPVRGGEGIGALASDFLTALAAKAEFRRSTIGDRRARTAVHLLSVLVMELLEADTTAEADDASGAANEMLSRIHGYIEEHLMDPDLSPESIARAHHISVRYLQKLFQNDGSTVSQWVRQRRLEFCRLELGRSNRRITMAAVAHRWGFSSPSHFSRTFRGAYGMSPSEWQALATSAFATTTAGAQDE; translated from the coding sequence ATGCCGGAGACGAACGACCGGACCCACGTCTATCTCGGCGTCCATGTCCGTGGGCCCGTCACCGTCGTCCACGAGCGTGCCAAGACCCTGTTGGAGCCGAACGACCTGGTCTTCTGCGACCCGGCCCGACAGCACCTGCTGCAGTTCGGCGAGAACTGCCAGATGATCTTCTTCCGGGTGCCCCGCTGCTATCTGGGCGTCACGCAGTCGGAACTGGACCAGGTGCTCGGCGTACCCGTACGCGGCGGGGAGGGGATCGGGGCGCTGGCGTCCGACTTCCTGACCGCGCTCGCCGCAAAGGCGGAGTTCCGCCGGTCCACGATCGGGGACCGGCGTGCCCGGACGGCCGTACACCTACTCTCCGTCCTGGTCATGGAGCTCCTCGAAGCGGACACGACGGCCGAGGCCGACGACGCGTCCGGGGCCGCCAACGAGATGCTGTCCCGTATCCACGGCTACATCGAAGAGCACCTGATGGACCCGGACCTCTCACCGGAGTCGATCGCACGCGCCCACCACATCTCCGTCCGGTACCTGCAGAAGCTCTTCCAGAACGACGGCAGCACGGTGAGCCAATGGGTGCGGCAGCGCAGGCTCGAGTTCTGCCGGCTCGAGCTGGGCCGCTCCAACCGGAGGATCACCATGGCCGCGGTGGCACATCGCTGGGGCTTCAGCAGCCCCTCGCACTTCAGCCGCACGTTCCGCGGGGCCTACGGCATGAGCCCCAGCGAATGGCAGGCGCTGGCGACCTCGGCCTTCGCGACGACGACCGCCGGCGCCCAGGACGAGTGA
- a CDS encoding alpha/beta fold hydrolase translates to MKELITTDGARFAYQDTGGEGVPLVMLHGWGQTQAMFRHQIEGLAPGRRVVTVDLRGHGKSGKPRHGYRIARLSRDVLELVDHLGLDRFDALGWSMGVSVWWSFIDQCGTGRIRRFVAVDQPAAVAAVPWMTEREQRDSGAIFDVSGLLYLGAALAGPEGDTVRADFVRGMFSGEPNPEVLAFVGEEIRSTPAYAGVSLLFDHCAQDWRDVLPRIDVPTLVIGCEGSHVHPDSQRFVAERIPGARLHVFASDVASSHFPFLENPPAFNAVVEKFLAEEPANGV, encoded by the coding sequence ATGAAGGAACTGATCACGACGGACGGCGCACGGTTCGCGTACCAGGACACCGGCGGCGAGGGCGTCCCGCTGGTGATGCTGCACGGCTGGGGGCAGACGCAGGCGATGTTCCGCCACCAGATCGAGGGGTTGGCGCCCGGCCGTCGCGTCGTCACCGTCGACCTCCGCGGCCATGGGAAGTCCGGCAAGCCGCGGCACGGCTACCGCATCGCCCGGCTCTCCCGCGACGTGCTCGAACTCGTCGACCATCTCGGTCTCGACCGCTTCGACGCACTGGGCTGGTCCATGGGTGTCTCGGTGTGGTGGAGCTTCATCGACCAGTGCGGGACCGGACGGATCCGGCGCTTCGTCGCCGTCGACCAGCCCGCGGCGGTCGCCGCCGTGCCCTGGATGACCGAGCGGGAACAGCGGGACTCCGGTGCCATCTTCGATGTGTCGGGGCTGTTGTACCTGGGTGCGGCCCTCGCGGGGCCGGAGGGCGACACGGTCCGCGCCGACTTCGTGCGCGGCATGTTCTCCGGCGAGCCCAACCCCGAGGTGCTGGCCTTCGTCGGCGAGGAGATCCGGTCGACACCCGCCTATGCGGGCGTATCGCTGCTGTTCGACCACTGCGCGCAGGACTGGCGCGACGTGCTTCCCCGGATCGATGTGCCGACCTTGGTGATCGGCTGTGAGGGAAGCCATGTGCACCCCGACTCGCAGCGCTTCGTCGCCGAGCGGATTCCCGGCGCACGCCTGCACGTCTTCGCCTCCGACGTGGCGAGCTCGCACTTCCCCTTCCTGGAGAACCCGCCGGCCTTCAATGCCGTGGTGGAGAAGTTCCTGGCCGAGGAGCCGGCGAACGGGGTGTGA
- a CDS encoding PucR family transcriptional regulator: MTVRLQRARPGSPELQALVDELAERLGRSVAVDDPLVRLVCTSRHFGDEDPVRIGTLLQGRADNATIRYILAQGVTQWSRAGFIDGRDDLGLLPRYVVPLRERGHLLGLLMVVVPEKALGERETHAIARAADAMAAQMYGEYIAADTRRVDERDLVLALVGTDVAARTTARRRGRELGLLGAAEHVLVTVVQLSCATEFVRQSEAVLWGALEGFRQTRSAQGLVAIGKERATLLQLRDRPPGQDEVTAQSARILDELRTFLGPSADPVIGAGGRHSSLDDAWTSYEQALVAARAARRLPTLKSAGDWELLGELAVLLQLPEHALNASLVPKPLRTLSDTHGGDRLRDTLRCFLEHAGSIPRTADTLGIHRTSLYYRLRQIQEITGLDLDDGADRLALHLGLRIEELLAPGGDGAV, encoded by the coding sequence ATGACCGTAAGGCTCCAGCGAGCCCGCCCTGGCAGCCCCGAGCTCCAGGCGCTTGTCGACGAGCTCGCGGAGCGGCTCGGCCGGTCCGTCGCCGTCGACGACCCGCTGGTCCGCTTGGTCTGCACGAGCCGCCATTTCGGCGACGAGGACCCGGTACGCATCGGCACCCTGTTGCAGGGCCGCGCCGACAACGCGACCATCCGCTACATCCTCGCCCAGGGCGTGACCCAGTGGTCCCGAGCCGGATTCATCGACGGCCGTGACGATCTCGGACTGCTGCCCCGTTACGTCGTGCCGCTGCGCGAGCGCGGGCACCTCCTCGGGCTGCTCATGGTGGTCGTGCCCGAGAAGGCGCTAGGAGAGCGGGAGACACATGCCATCGCCCGGGCCGCGGACGCCATGGCCGCCCAGATGTACGGAGAGTACATCGCCGCCGACACCCGGAGGGTCGACGAGCGGGACCTGGTCCTCGCACTCGTCGGTACCGACGTCGCCGCCCGTACCACCGCACGCCGGCGAGGCCGGGAACTCGGATTGCTCGGAGCGGCGGAGCACGTCCTTGTCACCGTCGTCCAGCTGAGCTGCGCGACGGAGTTCGTGCGGCAGTCCGAGGCTGTCCTGTGGGGGGCGCTGGAGGGGTTCCGGCAGACGCGCTCCGCCCAGGGCCTCGTCGCGATCGGCAAGGAGCGGGCGACACTGCTCCAGCTGCGCGACCGCCCACCCGGCCAGGACGAGGTCACCGCACAGTCCGCTCGCATCCTGGACGAACTCCGCACCTTCCTGGGCCCGTCGGCGGACCCCGTGATCGGCGCCGGCGGCCGGCACTCCAGTCTGGACGACGCATGGACGTCGTACGAGCAGGCGCTCGTGGCGGCACGCGCGGCACGCCGACTGCCCACCCTGAAGAGCGCCGGTGACTGGGAGCTGCTCGGGGAGCTCGCGGTGCTGCTCCAGCTTCCCGAGCACGCCCTGAACGCGTCTTTGGTCCCGAAGCCGCTCCGTACCCTGAGCGACACTCATGGCGGCGACCGCCTGCGGGACACCCTGCGTTGCTTCCTCGAACACGCGGGATCGATTCCCCGGACCGCGGACACGCTGGGAATCCACCGCACCTCGCTCTACTACCGCCTGCGCCAGATCCAGGAGATCACCGGACTCGACCTCGACGACGGCGCCGACCGGCTCGCTCTCCACCTCGGCCTCAGGATCGAGGAACTCCTCGCGCCGGGCGGCGACGGGGCCGTCTGA